The Caminicella sporogenes DSM 14501 genomic interval AAAGTAAGCCCCGCTTTTAGATTTACAGAAACTTGATTTATTCCATGAATTTTGTATTCTACTGGGTCTTCCACAGTTATAATGTTTTTGTTTGTAGTATTCAATTCTCTAAGAATTGTATATAGTGTAGTAGTTTTTCCACTTCCAGTTGGTCCTGTTACTAATATAATTCCATTAGGATTCTTTATAATGGAATCAAATAACTTTAAATTTCCTTTTGAAAAACCTAATTCCTCTTTTGTTTTTAAAAAGTTACTTCTATCTAATAGTCTTATAACTACTTTTTCTCCATAAACAGTCGGCAAAACCGATATACGCAAGTCAACATCTCTGCCATCAATAAGTATCTCTACTCTACCGTCTTGCGGTATCCTCTTTTCTGCAATATCCATTTTAGCCATAATTTTAATTCTAGTTACAATTGCTGAATGAGTCGATTTAGATGGAGACATAATTTCCTGCAAATCCCCGTCTATTCTAAATCTCACACGAACATTCTTTTCAAATGGTTCTATATGTATATCACTTGCTTTTGCCTTAATAGCCTGTTTTATAATTGAATTAACAAGTCTAACTACTGGTGCATTATTAATTTCATTTAAAATATTTTCATCTATTTCAGTAATATCGTCAACATCATACTGTTTTTTAAAATCTTCTATTGCCTTTTCTGCACTCTGTTTTCCATAATATCCATCTATAGCATTCAAAATTCCCTGTGTCGTCGATATAACAGGTTCTACATCTAAACCAGTAGCTATTCTAACATCATCTATTGCATATATATTTAGAGGATCAGCCATTGCTAAAACTAATTTTCCCCTATCTTTTTTTATAGGTATAATCAAATGACGTCTTGCCAAATTTTCACTTATAAGTTTTGGTATTTCAGGGTCAATATAATATTTATCAAGGTCCATATGAGGTATACCTAATTGAAATTCTAAAACCTCAATAATTTGTTTTTCCGTTATCAAACCCTGCTGTATTAAAATCTCACCAAGTTTTTTTCCCGATTTCTTTTGAAGTTTTAAAGCTTCTTCTAACTCCTCACGAGTAATTAGCCCTGCATCAACCAACAAATCGCCTAATCTTTTTCTACCGTTCATAAACCCACCCTCACAAAATTCCCTATAAATAAATAAAACTAACTATAAATCATAGTTAGTCGGTTACGCCACTGCATCAATATGGGATAAGGCGTCCAAATTTGCCCATATATCATCTGCTCTCAACTACTACATAATCAAGTTTATATTACTATTTTATCGTAAGCTCTGATAATATTCAATATTTAACTTTTTTTAATCTTTCTTCGCAAATTTATTATCCATTTTGTTATTTATTAAACAATTTATTTTCCATTTTTTCATTTTATAACATTTTTATTCCTGTGTCTATAACATTTAATCATAGACCACTAAATCACCTTAATAATGAATAGGACAATTTAAAAAATGCATAAAATTTTACTGAGGTGAGGGCATTGAAAATACACTTGTATTATAAAGGTATAAAATTTGAAAATTTGTCTAAAAAAAAACAAGAAGAAATAAAAAATAATATAACAAATATAGTTAAAAAAAATGCAACAAGACAACTAATAAAAATGTTAAATGAAGGAAAATCAGCATCAGAAATTAAAGATTTTTTAGGAATAGATTAAGTAAAATTTTATTTAACACTTAAACCCTACAATTTATATTTATAATATTGTCTTTTTAAGAGTATAGCAAATGAAATTCTTATGACAATAAGAGCTGGCAAAAAGAAGAAAAATGAAGTCTCTATTCAAGAACCTATAGGCGTAGATAAAGAAGGGAATGAAATATCTTTAATAGATATTTTAGGAACTGACACAGATTCAGTTGTTGATGAAGTAGAACTAAAATTACAGATAAAAAATTTATACAAAAAAATGACTAATGTCTTAAAAAACAGAGAAAAAATAGTAATAGAACATAGATATGGATTAGCTAATGGTGGCTGTAAAACTCAAAGAGAAATAGCTAAAATGTTAGGAATTTCTCGCTCATATGTTTCAAGGATAGAAAAAAAAGCTCTAAACAAATTAAAAAAAGCTTTTAATAATTGTAGCTTAGAAGACCTAAAAAAATAAAGGTCTTCTTACTATTTTTTGAATATAAATTTTAAAATAAAATTTGAAAGTTATAAATATATATCATCTAAAATATACAATAAATAGATAATTTTTTTTAAAAACATATAATGAAATGTAAAAATAGACATAAAAGGTGATACTTATGAAAGGTGCAATATATTCTAGAAAATCTAAATTTACAAGTAAAGGTGAATCAACTAAAAATCAAATAGAAATGTGTAAAGAATATGCAAAAAATCATTTTAATATTAATGAATTTATTATTTATGAAGACGAAGGCTTTTCAGGTGGAGATGCTAAAAGACCTGAATTTATAAAAATGCTCGAAGATGCAAAAAAAAATAAATTCAAAATACTCATCTGCTATAGGCTTGACCGCATTAGTAGAAATATATCAGATTTTTCTAACCTCATTGAACTGCTTCAAAATAATGGAATATCTTTTGTATCTATAAGAGAACAATTTGATACCTCTACTCCTATGGGTAGAGCTATGATGTATATAGCATCTGTTTTTGCACAACTTGAACGCGAAACCATAGCTGAAAGAATTAGAGATAATATGCTTCAGCTCGCAAAGACTGGAAGATGGCTCGGCGGAAAAACTCCAACCGGATATGAAAGCAAACCAATAACATATATAGATTCTAATATGAAACAGAAAAAAATGTTTAAATTATCTCCTATAGAAGAAGAACTAAAAATAGTAGAAAAAATATACAGTAAATATATAGAATTTCAAAGCCTGTCTAAACTTGAAACATACTGCATACAAAAAGGCATAAAATCAAAAAATGATAAATATTTTACCAAATATACACTTAAAACTATTTTAACAAACCCCGTATATGCTAAAGCTGATACGGATATTTACAACTATTTTCTTGAAAAAGGTGCTCAAATTGCAAGTTCTAAAAGCGAATTCAATGGCAACTACGGTATAATGGCTTATAATAAGAAAAATGTAAAAAAGGGGAAATCTGTAAAAGATAAAGATATTTCCGAATGGATAATTGCTGTTGGAAAGCATAAAGGCATTATATCAGGTAAAGACTGGATATTAGTACAAAATAATCTTATTAAAAATAAATCAAAAGCTCCAAGACAAGGAACTTCTAATACTGCTCTTTTAAGTGGTTTAATTAAATGTAAAAAATGTGGTTCTTTTCTTAGGGTTAAATATGGAAGCAGAATAAAAGGATGTAATGAAAGATACCATTATTATGTTTGTAATAATAAAGAAATTTCTAGGGGAAAATTATGCAATATCAACAACTTAGTTGGCAGACATGCAGATGAAAAAGTAGCAGATATGTTAAAAGAAATGATAAAAAATGGAATAATTGATGATATAGATAAAATAAAAAAAGATTTAAAAAATGAAGAATTTCAAAATAAAAAAATACTAAAAAAAATAAATGAAAATAAATTGACTATTCAAAACCTGCTGGAACAATTAAAACAAAACAAAAGTGAAATCGTAGCAAAATATATATTCAGTGAAATTGAAAAAATAGATAGAGAAAATGAAAATCTCAAATCTAAACTAAATAATAAAACTACAGAAGACGAAATTTTCAATATTGAAATTTTAAAAAATACAATGATTAAATTTTTAAATACTTATGATAAATCAAGCTTTAATCAAAAAAGAAATATGTTAAAATCCATAATTGAAAAAATTGAATGGGATGGTGAAAACCTCTATATACACATATTATAAAAATCCATAAATTCGTAAACTTCCTCATTGCATTTTGTATGTATAGCATTTTCAATACATCTTGCTGCATAAGTTGCCAATCTCGTACCTTTACTAGCATCAAATGTTGTTATTGCCTTTATTAATCCTATTGTTCCTATTGAAATTAAATCATCTATATTATACCCTGAGTTATGATATTTTTTTACTACATGGGCAACTAATCTAAGATTTTTTTCAATTAGTATATTCTTTGCTTCATTATCTCCTTGAGAATAAAGCATTAAATACTTTTCTTCTTCTTCTGGAGATAAAGGCTTTGGAAAAGAAGTATTATTTGATACAAATGAGACTACTAAAAATAAAAATTTCATTAAAAAAAATGAAAATTTCGGAAAACTTAACCACATGTAGTTTTACACCTCCAAAATTAAGGTCATTTTAAATTATATGTTTTTTATATATCAATTGTGCATGTCTTTGACATTATTTTTTATCAATAACCCATTTCAATAAGTCTTTTAGCTATATTTTTAAATATAGGTGCTGCAAATTTTCCACCACTTCCTTTTCTTTCAGCTATTATCGTTATAACATATCTTGATTTTTTTCCATCAAAAAAACCAGTAAACCATGCATGGACTGTTTTTTGCCCTCCTACAACTGTTTCAGCTGAACCAGTTTTGCCAGCAACTTCAATATCATCTATCTTAGCTGATCTTCCAGTTCCTTCCTCAACTGTTTGAATCATCATATCCTTTATTTTTTGTGCTGTATCTGATGAAATAACTCTATTGATACTGTCTTTTTTAAATTTCTTTTTGATTTTCCCATTATCACTTATGATTTCCTTAACTAATCTCACTCCCACATCTACTCCATTATTTGCAATTATATTGGTAAATTTAGCCACTTGAAGAGGAGTTACTTCCAAACAACCCTGTCCTATAGAAATATTCCCTATACCAGCTCCTTTAACATAATCCTCTGTTGGAAGTACTCCTTCGGTTTCTTTATCTATTTTTATTCCGGTTTTTTTTCCTAATCCGAATTTTTTAGCCATATTTAATATTTCTTCTCCACCTAAAATTTGTCCGATTTGAATAAAAACAGAATTACATGAAGCTGCAAATGCTTGTTTTAAATTCAAATTGCCATGTCCGCCTTTTTCATAACTGTGACATTTAATAATTATATCTTTACCTAATTTTTCATATCCCTTACAGTAAAAATTCTGCTGCATGTCTACTAATTTTTTTTCAATAGCTGCTGCTGCAACTATTATTTTAAAAATTGACCCGGGTGGAAATGATATTTGTACAGCTTTATTATATAATTCCATATTATTGCTGTTTAAATAATTTGCTACATTATCCGGATCGAAATTTGGTCTGCTTACCATTGCCAAAATGTCGCCACTCTTACTATCGAGAACTACAACACTTCCATCAAAATTATATTTATCAAATTCCTTTTCACTAATTTTTTGAATATTATAGTCTATGGTTGTTACTATATTTTCTTTTTTATTATCATCTTCTTTATATACTGCATAGCCAAATCCCGGAATAATTCTGTTCTTTGCATCTTTTACTACACTAATTACAGTTCCTCTATCTTTTGTAAGCTCTGTGTCAAAATACTTTTCTAATCCCGACATTCCAGCATTTTCAGATTCTTTTATATATCCTATTATATGAGATGCCAATTTACTTCCATCATATCTCTTTGTAATCTCCACTGTCTGTATACCCATACTTAATAATTCTCTAAGTATATCTATATCATAATATTTTATCAGCAGTTTTTTATATCTATCTTTTTTAGATAAAACTTTTTTCAACGTTTCTACATCAAGTTTCGTTGATATGCTTAAAAGATTTAAAACTTTATCATTTAATTTTATACTTGGATGTATAATAATATAATCTTCTTTTACCCTACTAGTTAAAGGTATATAATTCCTATCATAAATCTTACCTCTTTTGTCTACAATACTGACTGTTTCACTCCACTGTTTTACAGCCATTTGCCTTAAATCATTCCCTTTAATAATTTGTATATAGCATAATCTTCCTATTAAACAAATTAAAATAACTGTTACTAACGTAAACATTATAGTAAGTCTTTTTCTCAATTTTTTTAATCCTTTTTCAGACTTATCTTTGTTATCTTTAACAGACATAAAAAAACACCTTCTCACAACTGAAATTAACTATTTAAAATTATTTCCAGTTATGAAAAGGTGTATACCTTTATTAGCAATTAAATATTTTGTTTTTCCTGAATTATAGATTTAACTTTTGTTACTACTATATCAATAGCTACTTTATTATATCCACCTTCAGGTATAATAATATCAGCATATTTTTTTGTAGGTTCAATAAATTGCTGATGAGCTGGTTTTACCGTAAAAAGATATTGATTTATTATTGACTCAAGAGTCCTACCTCTTTCTTTCATATCTCTTATAATCCTTCTTATTACTCTAACATCAGCATCTGTATCTACAAATATTTTTATATCCATTAAGTCTCTAAGTCTTTTATCTTCTAATATCATAATACCTTCTAACATTATTATATCTCTCGGCTCTACTTTAATTGTTTCATCTTTTCTAATATGATTTGTAAAATCGTATATAGGTTTTTCTATCGGTTGTCCATTTAAAAGAGCATTTAAATGCTCTAATAAAAGTTCGGTGTCAAATGCTAAAGGGTGATCATAGTTCATCTTTGTTCTTTCTTCAAACGATAAATGCCTTTGGTCTTTATAATAAGCATCCTGCTCAATTACCGCAATGCTATTTTCTGGCAAAGATTTATAAATAGCTTTTGCTACAGTACTTTTTCCTGAACCAGTTCCACCAGTAATTCCTATTATAATAGGTTTTTTCAACCTAATCATCCTTCCTTTTTCTTCTTAATATAAAATATTTATCTACAGGTTTATCCATAAGAATTTTTATTTTTTGCTGTGCATGAGGAGCAACATCTATTTCATGTCCTTTATCATCTAACATAACATTTATTTTTTGCTTAATGAGTTTATAATCTGGACCAATTATTTCAATAAAATCTCCCTTAAACATCCTATTTCTCTGCTCAATAGTTGCATATCCAGTACTTTCATCATAATCCAAAACAATGCCAAGAAAATCATAATCTCTTATATAAGAACTTGAAGCATAAAGCTGAGCTTCTTCATTTGGTCTTCCAAAATAAAATCCAGTTGTAAATTTTCTATGACTTACTTTTCCAAGTTCTTCAATCCATTCAGGATCTATTTTATAATTCTCACCTAATTTATAATAATCATCTATTGCTTTTCTATATACCCTTACAGTATTAGCGACATAATATATACTTTTCATTCTACCCTCAATTTTTAAACTGCTAAGTCCTGCTTTTATAAGTTCTGGTATGTAGTTTACCATACACAAATCTTTAGAATTAAAAAAATATGTTCCTTTCTCATCTTCAAAAACCGGTATGTATTCACCGGGTCTTTTCTCTTCCACTAAATAATACTTCCATCTACACGGATGAGCACATTCTCCCCTGTTTGAATCCCTATTTGCCATGTAACTGCTTAAAAGACATCTACCTGAATATGATATACACATTGCCCCATGTATAAAAGCTTCAAGTTCTAAATCTTCTGGCGTATTTTTTCTTATTTCACTTATTTCTTTTAAAGACAATTCTCTTGCCAATATTATTCTTTTAACACCTTGTTTATACCAGAAATTAGCACTCATAAAATTTGTATTGTTTGCCTGCGTACTTAAATGAATTTCCAAATTTGGAGCATGTTCTCTTACATACATCAAAACTCCCGGATCAGATAAAATAACTGCATCTATATCCATCGTGCTTAATTTTTTTAAATATTCAGGTAGCTGCCTTAAATCATCATTATGGGGAATTATATTTAATGTTACATATACCTTTTTACCTCTGTCATGTGCAAATTTTATACCTTCATTCATTTCTTCAAATGAAAAGTTTTTTGCACTTGTCCTTAATCCAAAAGTTTGACCTCCTATGTATACTGCATCAGCACCATATATTATGGCATATTTCAATTTTTCCAAATCTCCCGCAGGTGCTAATAATTCTACTTTATTCACTATAACTCCTCCCTATTTTTATAAGATAATGCTACACCATCTCCAATGGGAATAATACTAGTTGTCAAATTAGGATGTTTAGATATATAATCCAAATATTTCCTCATTCTTTTAACTATCGTTATTTTTCTCCTTTTGACATATTTGTTAGATGCTATCATTCCCTTATAAAGCACATTGTCAGAAACTATAATTCCTCCATCATTTAATTTTTCATAGCATAGAGAAAAAAACTTCTGATAATGTCCTTTTGCTGCATCTAAAAAAATCATATCAAATTTCCCTTCAATTTTGGGAAGAACATCTACTGCATCACCAAATTTTATTTCTATATTTTTTTCATATCCAGCTTTTTTTATGTTTTTAGATGCTATTTCAAACATTTCTTCATTCTTTTCTATGGTTACAACTTTTCCTTTTATATTCATGGCTCTAGTAAATACTGTGGCAGAATAACCTATTGCAGTTCCTATCTCAAGTATACTTTTTATACTACTTGCCTTTATTACTACCTCTAAAAACTTTGCAACCTCAGGCTGTATAATAGGAACATTATTTTCTCTTGCATATTCTTCCATTTCATATATTATTCCCGAGCTTTTTGGAATCATATTTCTAATATATTCTTCAACCAATTCATTTACAATGTTACTCACCATAACATCTCCTTTACCATTAAAAAACTAATACGCGGAATCCTACCACGTATTAGTTTTTCCAAAATTTATTACATTTAGTAATTCCTATTTTTTGCTCTTAAATGTGCACTATAGCTTTTACTAAATGTATGACTCCCATCTCCATTTGAAACAAAATACAAATAATCAGTATCAGCTGGATAAAGTGCTGCTTTTATAGATGCTTTTCCCGGAGAAGCTATCGGCATAGGTGGAAGTCCAAATCTTTTATAAGTATTAAATGGAGAATTTATTTCTAAATCTTTATATGTCAATCTTTCTTTTCTCTTTCCCAGTGCATATTGTACTGTTGCACACGATTGAAGAAGCATATTCTTTTTTAATCTATTATGAAAGACACTTGAAATAATAGCTCTTTCTTCATCAAGTTTTGCTTCTTTTTCAATTATAGAAGCTAATGTGACAACTTCCACTACACTCATATTCAACTGCTCAGCTCTTTCATAATACTCTTTCTTAAAAACTTCATCAAATCTTTTTAACATCTTATATATTATTTCTTTTTCTGTTATATTTTTTTCAAATTCATATGTATCTGGAAAAAGAAAACCTTCTAACCTATTCTTCCCTTTAGGAATTCCTTTTAAAAATTTAAAATCAAAATCGCCATTTTCTATAACATACATCAATTTTTCTCTATCAATATTTAATTTATCATTGTTTACAATTCTATCGACAATCTGCTTCAATTCAAATCCTTCTGGAATTGTAATTCTTACTGTTTCTTTATAAACATCTCCAGATATAATCTTATCTATAATTTGATACATACTCATTGACTTTTTAAATCTATAACTACCTGCTTTAAATAAATTGTCCGCTTTTTTCTGTTTACTTACTAATTTAAAAACAAATTTGCTCTTTATAAGATGATTTTCTTTTAAAATAGATGCTATTTTACTAGACGATGAACCTCTAGGAATATTAATTATTATATTTTTATTATCATTTTTATCCACAGGTCCTTTTAAACTATTAAAATAAAATAATAAAGCTACTAAAGCAATTATAAATATGCTCAATTTAATTATTAAACTTCTTCCTTTGTTAATAGAGGAATCCATTTTTTACCTCCAATGCCTCTTTGATAAATTCTTATACTATTATACATTTGTCATCAATTTTTTACAAGTTTTTTATCATAAAAATAAGTCCGAAAAAATCGGACCTTACTTTAAAAATTCAAACCAATTATCAATGGTACTAATATCGGAACTATACTCGTCAAAATTAATCCTGAAAAAAAGGAAATAACTGATATGCTGCTGTTTGTTGCTTTAGTTATTACAGGCAGTGCAGTATCCATAGAAGTAGCTCCAGCAGCTGCAACTGTTTCAATATACCCAATATGTTTTGCAATAAGTGGTATCATGATAATAGATGTAATCTCTCTTAAGACATTTGCTAAAAAAGCTATTGTCCCAAGTTTTGCACTATATTTGGAAAGTTCTATAGCAGATAGAGAATACCAGCCTAATCCCGCCCCTACTGCCGCTGATTCTATCAAAGACAAATTTATTAAAAAACTTGCTATTATACTTCCAAATAAAGTACCTATTACAATCATAAAAGGTACTAATATAATTTTATAGCCATATTCTCTTATATCTTTTAAAATACTCTTATTTCCTCCAATATCTATTCCCACAAAAAATAATAAAAGACACAAACCCACATCAATGACAAAATCAATATTTCCTATTAACATCTCGGGAGTCATTATATATCCAAAAATTATACCTAAAACTACAGATAATAATATTTGTAAAGTCATGCTCTCTTCTCCTCTTTTGAAACATTCATATATTTTGATATAACTTTTACTCCCAAGATGCTAAAAATAATTGAAAATATCGAAATTATTAACGCAGTAAAACCAAGTTTAGGAAATAATCTCAAAATCTCTTTATTTGTTCCTATTTTAACTCCCATAACAAAAAGCAAAAACAAAAGACAAACATATTGAATACTACTTACTTTGCCAGATATTTTTTTAGGAACTAGCTCCTTAAATCCTATATAAGCTCCTAGCGATATAATGGCCAAATATAAAAGTATTCTCATTTGTTATCCCCCCATATTTAACGCTTTTCTCAGGTTTAAATCTCCAATCTCTTTTATAACTTCTAATTCTTTAATTTTTATTTAAAACTTATAGCAATTATATTTACACTTCCATTATAATAGGTAAAATCATTGGTCTCCTCTTTGTCTTTTGATATAAATACCCCTTTAACGTTTCCTTAATAGCTGATTTTAAAGTAGCCCATTCTTTTATACTATTTTCTTCACATTTCTGAAGTGCTTCTTTAACTACACTTCTTGCTCCCTCCATAAGGTCCTCAGATTCTCTTACATATACAAAACCACGTGAAATAATATCTGGTCCAGCCATTATACTGCCATCTTCTTTTGATATAGTTACTACAACTACCATTAGTCCATCTTCTGAAAGATGTTTTCTGTCTCTTAGTACTATATTCCCTACATCTCCAACTCCCAGTCCATCAACTAATATGTTCCCACTTACCACAGAACCAGTAATACTGGCACTATCTTTTGATATTTCTATTATATTGCCATTTTCAGCTACAAAAATATTTTCTTTAGACATTCCAAGTGATTCTGCCAAAGTAGCATGCTGTCTTAAATGTCTATACTCACCATGTACTGGAATGAAAAACTTAGGCTTTACTAAAGAATGCATTAGTTTCAATTCTTCTTGACATGCATGTCCTGAAACATGAACATCTGCTAATGATTCATATATAACATTTGCACCTTTTTCAAAGAGTAAATTTATTACTTTAGCTACTGTTTTTTCATTCCCCGGAATCGGAGATGAAGAAAGTATAACTAAATCACCCGGTAATATCTCCATTTTTTTATGCTCTGATGAAGCCATACGTGATAGTGCCGACATAGGTTCACCTTGACTTCCCGTTGTAATTACAACTATCTCATTGTCCGGATACCTATTTAAATCATTAATATCTATAAGCATTCCCGTTGGTATATTTAAATATCCTAAATCAATTGCCACATTTACGACATTTACCATACTTCGTCCTGATACTGCTATCTTTCTATTAAATCTGTATGCAGCATTAATTATCTGCTGAATTCTATGAACATTTGATGCAAAAGTAGCTACTATTATTCTCCCTTTTGCGTTGCTAAATATGTTTTCAAAAGTTTCTCCCACAGTTCTTTCAGACATAGTATAACCGGTTCTTTCAACATTTGTACTATCTGCAAGCAATGCAAGTACTCCTTCTTTGCCAAGCTCTGCAAATCTATGTAAATTTATCATTTCTCCATCAATTGGAGTAAAATCTATTTTAAAATCGCCAGTATGAATTACTTTTCCAACAGGAGTATCTATAGCTAAACTCACTGCATCGGGAATACTATGACTAGTTTTAATAAATTCTATATTAAATTTTCCTAAAGTAATTTTATCTCCCGGTTTCACAACATTTAAATTGATACTATTTATCATTCTATGTTCTTTTAACTTATTTTCAACTAACCCTAATGTCAATTTTGTTCCATAAATAGGTACATTAATTTTATTCAATACATATGGAAGTGCACCTATGTGGTCTTCATGTCCATGAGTTAATACTATACCTTTTACTTTTTCTTTATTTTTCAATAGATATGTTATATCGGGTATAACGACATCAATACCTAACATTTCATCTTCCGGAAAACTTAACCCACAATCAACAACTAT includes:
- the gspE gene encoding type II secretion system ATPase GspE — protein: MNGRKRLGDLLVDAGLITREELEEALKLQKKSGKKLGEILIQQGLITEKQIIEVLEFQLGIPHMDLDKYYIDPEIPKLISENLARRHLIIPIKKDRGKLVLAMADPLNIYAIDDVRIATGLDVEPVISTTQGILNAIDGYYGKQSAEKAIEDFKKQYDVDDITEIDENILNEINNAPVVRLVNSIIKQAIKAKASDIHIEPFEKNVRVRFRIDGDLQEIMSPSKSTHSAIVTRIKIMAKMDIAEKRIPQDGRVEILIDGRDVDLRISVLPTVYGEKVVIRLLDRSNFLKTKEELGFSKGNLKLFDSIIKNPNGIILVTGPTGSGKTTTLYTILRELNTTNKNIITVEDPVEYKIHGINQVSVNLKAGLTFANALRSILRQDPDIIMIGEIRDVETAKIAVRAAITGHLVLSTMHTNDTASTIVRLMDMGIEPYLVSTSLVGVVAQRLVRKICDECKEKYTASSFEKDLLGIQQEEDIFLYRGRGCSVCNNTGYKGRTAIHEIMPIDKKLRIEIDNRKSADILRDISIKKGMITLKESCVELVLEGITTIEELLKITYSLD
- a CDS encoding sigma-70 family RNA polymerase sigma factor, with amino-acid sequence MANEILMTIRAGKKKKNEVSIQEPIGVDKEGNEISLIDILGTDTDSVVDEVELKLQIKNLYKKMTNVLKNREKIVIEHRYGLANGGCKTQREIAKMLGISRSYVSRIEKKALNKLKKAFNNCSLEDLKK
- a CDS encoding recombinase family protein, which gives rise to MKGAIYSRKSKFTSKGESTKNQIEMCKEYAKNHFNINEFIIYEDEGFSGGDAKRPEFIKMLEDAKKNKFKILICYRLDRISRNISDFSNLIELLQNNGISFVSIREQFDTSTPMGRAMMYIASVFAQLERETIAERIRDNMLQLAKTGRWLGGKTPTGYESKPITYIDSNMKQKKMFKLSPIEEELKIVEKIYSKYIEFQSLSKLETYCIQKGIKSKNDKYFTKYTLKTILTNPVYAKADTDIYNYFLEKGAQIASSKSEFNGNYGIMAYNKKNVKKGKSVKDKDISEWIIAVGKHKGIISGKDWILVQNNLIKNKSKAPRQGTSNTALLSGLIKCKKCGSFLRVKYGSRIKGCNERYHYYVCNNKEISRGKLCNINNLVGRHADEKVADMLKEMIKNGIIDDIDKIKKDLKNEEFQNKKILKKINENKLTIQNLLEQLKQNKSEIVAKYIFSEIEKIDRENENLKSKLNNKTTEDEIFNIEILKNTMIKFLNTYDKSSFNQKRNMLKSIIEKIEWDGENLYIHIL
- a CDS encoding sigma-70 family RNA polymerase sigma factor — its product is MWLSFPKFSFFLMKFLFLVVSFVSNNTSFPKPLSPEEEEKYLMLYSQGDNEAKNILIEKNLRLVAHVVKKYHNSGYNIDDLISIGTIGLIKAITTFDASKGTRLATYAARCIENAIHTKCNEEVYEFMDFYNMCI
- a CDS encoding peptidoglycan D,D-transpeptidase FtsI family protein translates to MSVKDNKDKSEKGLKKLRKRLTIMFTLVTVILICLIGRLCYIQIIKGNDLRQMAVKQWSETVSIVDKRGKIYDRNYIPLTSRVKEDYIIIHPSIKLNDKVLNLLSISTKLDVETLKKVLSKKDRYKKLLIKYYDIDILRELLSMGIQTVEITKRYDGSKLASHIIGYIKESENAGMSGLEKYFDTELTKDRGTVISVVKDAKNRIIPGFGYAVYKEDDNKKENIVTTIDYNIQKISEKEFDKYNFDGSVVVLDSKSGDILAMVSRPNFDPDNVANYLNSNNMELYNKAVQISFPPGSIFKIIVAAAAIEKKLVDMQQNFYCKGYEKLGKDIIIKCHSYEKGGHGNLNLKQAFAASCNSVFIQIGQILGGEEILNMAKKFGLGKKTGIKIDKETEGVLPTEDYVKGAGIGNISIGQGCLEVTPLQVAKFTNIIANNGVDVGVRLVKEIISDNGKIKKKFKKDSINRVISSDTAQKIKDMMIQTVEEGTGRSAKIDDIEVAGKTGSAETVVGGQKTVHAWFTGFFDGKKSRYVITIIAERKGSGGKFAAPIFKNIAKRLIEMGY
- the udk gene encoding uridine kinase, with product MKKPIIIGITGGTGSGKSTVAKAIYKSLPENSIAVIEQDAYYKDQRHLSFEERTKMNYDHPLAFDTELLLEHLNALLNGQPIEKPIYDFTNHIRKDETIKVEPRDIIMLEGIMILEDKRLRDLMDIKIFVDTDADVRVIRRIIRDMKERGRTLESIINQYLFTVKPAHQQFIEPTKKYADIIIPEGGYNKVAIDIVVTKVKSIIQEKQNI
- a CDS encoding peptidase U32 family protein yields the protein MNKVELLAPAGDLEKLKYAIIYGADAVYIGGQTFGLRTSAKNFSFEEMNEGIKFAHDRGKKVYVTLNIIPHNDDLRQLPEYLKKLSTMDIDAVILSDPGVLMYVREHAPNLEIHLSTQANNTNFMSANFWYKQGVKRIILARELSLKEISEIRKNTPEDLELEAFIHGAMCISYSGRCLLSSYMANRDSNRGECAHPCRWKYYLVEEKRPGEYIPVFEDEKGTYFFNSKDLCMVNYIPELIKAGLSSLKIEGRMKSIYYVANTVRVYRKAIDDYYKLGENYKIDPEWIEELGKVSHRKFTTGFYFGRPNEEAQLYASSSYIRDYDFLGIVLDYDESTGYATIEQRNRMFKGDFIEIIGPDYKLIKQKINVMLDDKGHEIDVAPHAQQKIKILMDKPVDKYFILRRKRKDD
- a CDS encoding O-methyltransferase, with the protein product MVSNIVNELVEEYIRNMIPKSSGIIYEMEEYARENNVPIIQPEVAKFLEVVIKASSIKSILEIGTAIGYSATVFTRAMNIKGKVVTIEKNEEMFEIASKNIKKAGYEKNIEIKFGDAVDVLPKIEGKFDMIFLDAAKGHYQKFFSLCYEKLNDGGIIVSDNVLYKGMIASNKYVKRRKITIVKRMRKYLDYISKHPNLTTSIIPIGDGVALSYKNREEL
- the mltG gene encoding endolytic transglycosylase MltG, whose product is MDSSINKGRSLIIKLSIFIIALVALLFYFNSLKGPVDKNDNKNIIINIPRGSSSSKIASILKENHLIKSKFVFKLVSKQKKADNLFKAGSYRFKKSMSMYQIIDKIISGDVYKETVRITIPEGFELKQIVDRIVNNDKLNIDREKLMYVIENGDFDFKFLKGIPKGKNRLEGFLFPDTYEFEKNITEKEIIYKMLKRFDEVFKKEYYERAEQLNMSVVEVVTLASIIEKEAKLDEERAIISSVFHNRLKKNMLLQSCATVQYALGKRKERLTYKDLEINSPFNTYKRFGLPPMPIASPGKASIKAALYPADTDYLYFVSNGDGSHTFSKSYSAHLRAKNRNY